The Pseudophaeobacter arcticus DSM 23566 genome includes a region encoding these proteins:
- a CDS encoding TSUP family transporter: MELPFDLTAGQGAYLAAALFAAAYIRGYSGFGFSAIFIILAALTTNPLPLIPVIFACEITMTLFQARGIRAHVDWSRVRPLLIGAAIATIPSVTVMAHLGENQARLAISAVILMLSLILLSGWQLRRQIGFGGNLSVGFLSGMVNSAGVGGLPAAAFLTAQPLAPAVFRATMIVFLTGIDLMALPVMHANGLTGGETLIGVLLAFPILGLGIWAGGLRFSSASQAQFRRVIVILLTLFSVLNILKVVL, from the coding sequence ATGGAGCTGCCCTTTGATCTGACGGCAGGCCAAGGGGCATATCTGGCCGCTGCATTATTTGCAGCGGCCTATATCCGCGGCTACTCTGGCTTTGGGTTTTCCGCGATCTTTATTATTCTGGCCGCCCTGACCACCAATCCGCTGCCACTGATCCCGGTGATTTTTGCCTGTGAAATTACCATGACCCTGTTTCAGGCCCGGGGCATTCGCGCCCATGTGGACTGGTCCCGTGTGCGTCCCTTGCTGATTGGGGCTGCCATCGCCACCATTCCATCCGTGACCGTCATGGCCCATCTCGGTGAAAATCAGGCGCGACTGGCTATCTCAGCCGTTATTTTGATGCTGAGCCTGATCCTGCTGAGCGGCTGGCAGCTGCGTCGCCAGATTGGCTTTGGTGGCAATCTCTCGGTTGGTTTTTTGTCCGGCATGGTCAATAGCGCCGGTGTTGGTGGCCTGCCTGCGGCGGCCTTCCTGACCGCGCAACCGCTGGCCCCGGCGGTGTTTCGCGCCACCATGATTGTCTTTCTCACTGGCATTGACCTGATGGCCCTGCCGGTGATGCATGCCAATGGTCTGACTGGCGGCGAGACCCTCATTGGTGTGCTGCTGGCCTTTCCCATTCTGGGGCTTGGCATCTGGGCCGGGGGACTGCGGTTTTCCTCTGCCTCACAGGCGCAGTTTCGCCGGGTGATCGTCATTCTGCTGACCCTGTTTTCCGTTCTCAACATCCTGAAGGTGGTGCTATGA
- a CDS encoding acetate/propionate family kinase, protein MSDPTDILVLNTGSSSVKFAVFDAQLHERISGVADGIGGSGILRIGAHKEVLALPDHRQALMAVLDRLTQRGTGPDSLRAVAHRVVHGGTSLTMPTRITPTVRAAIQACVPLAPLHNPHALLAIDALDHLAPDLPQYASFDTAFHATTPEVASRYALPPQAEALGLRRYGFHGLSYASVCRRLPEISAAPLPARLLALHLGNGASICAIKNGQSVGTTMGYSPLEGLTMGTRVGTLDPNATLRLAEEIGLRETKEMLNTQSGLAGLSGGLSDMRALEQAGTPEAQFAIEHFCYWAIRHGHSLIGAMGGCDAIAFTGGIGENARNIRARILDGFAWLGCSIDPEKNAQNAPCLTTSTATPTAWIVPTEEERQIALDADTLIGAAT, encoded by the coding sequence ATGAGCGATCCTACAGATATCCTGGTGCTGAATACCGGGTCTTCATCTGTAAAATTCGCGGTCTTTGACGCCCAGCTGCACGAACGGATAAGCGGTGTCGCCGATGGCATTGGCGGCAGTGGAATCCTGCGCATCGGCGCACACAAGGAAGTGCTGGCTCTGCCTGATCACAGGCAGGCCCTCATGGCGGTTCTGGACCGGCTCACCCAGCGAGGCACGGGCCCGGACAGCCTGCGCGCGGTGGCGCATCGGGTGGTCCATGGTGGCACGAGCCTTACCATGCCCACGCGTATCACCCCAACCGTGCGCGCCGCGATCCAGGCATGTGTGCCGCTGGCACCGCTGCACAACCCGCACGCGCTGTTGGCGATTGATGCCCTGGACCACCTGGCACCGGATCTGCCGCAATACGCCAGTTTTGACACCGCCTTTCACGCCACCACCCCCGAAGTCGCCAGCCGCTACGCCCTGCCGCCTCAGGCTGAGGCTCTGGGTCTGCGCCGCTACGGGTTTCACGGGCTGTCCTACGCCTCAGTCTGCCGCCGGTTGCCAGAGATTTCGGCCGCGCCGCTTCCCGCCAGGCTGCTGGCGCTCCACCTCGGCAACGGCGCCTCTATCTGCGCCATCAAGAACGGCCAGTCCGTGGGCACAACCATGGGGTATTCCCCGCTGGAAGGGCTGACCATGGGCACCCGTGTCGGCACCCTGGACCCCAATGCCACACTCAGGCTGGCAGAAGAAATTGGCCTGCGCGAGACCAAGGAGATGTTGAACACCCAGTCCGGTCTTGCAGGTCTGTCTGGCGGCTTGTCCGACATGCGGGCGCTGGAACAGGCGGGCACGCCTGAGGCGCAGTTTGCAATTGAACATTTCTGCTACTGGGCCATTCGCCACGGGCACAGTCTGATCGGCGCCATGGGGGGCTGCGATGCCATCGCCTTTACCGGCGGCATTGGCGAGAACGCCCGCAATATTCGCGCCCGTATCCTTGATGGCTTTGCCTGGCTTGGCTGCAGCATCGACCCAGAGAAAAACGCCCAAAACGCCCCCTGCCTGACCACATCCACAGCAACGCCCACGGCCTGGATCGTTCCGACAGAGGAAGAACGCCAGATCGCCCTGGATGCCGACACCCTGATCGGAGCGGCCACATGA
- a CDS encoding YeiH family protein, whose amino-acid sequence MPSRTRQKVQTLRASSKKLFPGVAVALIVAVTAQFLADHYATPAMLLALLLGIAVSFLGEEGKTVPGVAFSARSLLRLGIALLGVRVSMGLMMALGWDLIALVVGGVIATIGFGLLVARFFGHGWRFALLTAGSVAICGASAAMAISAILPRDERSEERLIFTVMGVTVLSTIAMIAYPVLVNFLALNPVQAGVFLGGTIHDVAQVVGAGFSISEQTGDTATLVKLMRVAMLAPIVLMASLMIRSFAELPKDGPRPPLLPGFVVAFLLLAGLNSFGLIPAIVSDFLSQWSRWLLLTAIAAVGMKTNLKQVLAVGGAAIALIILETAFIAGLILAGITVLT is encoded by the coding sequence CTGCCCAGCCGGACAAGGCAGAAGGTCCAGACCCTGCGCGCCAGCAGCAAAAAGCTGTTTCCTGGCGTTGCGGTGGCGCTGATTGTCGCCGTCACCGCGCAGTTTCTGGCAGACCATTACGCCACCCCGGCGATGCTGCTGGCATTGCTTTTAGGCATCGCCGTGAGCTTCCTGGGCGAAGAAGGCAAAACAGTTCCCGGCGTCGCCTTTTCGGCGCGGTCGCTGCTGCGTCTGGGCATTGCCTTGTTGGGCGTGCGGGTCTCGATGGGGTTGATGATGGCCCTGGGGTGGGATCTCATCGCGCTGGTTGTGGGCGGTGTGATTGCCACCATTGGTTTTGGCCTGCTGGTGGCACGGTTCTTTGGCCATGGCTGGCGCTTTGCCCTGCTCACCGCCGGGTCCGTGGCGATCTGTGGCGCCTCCGCCGCCATGGCGATCAGTGCGATCCTGCCCCGCGACGAGCGTTCCGAGGAGCGACTGATCTTTACCGTGATGGGCGTCACCGTGCTGTCGACCATTGCCATGATCGCCTATCCTGTCTTGGTGAATTTCCTCGCGTTGAACCCGGTCCAGGCCGGCGTGTTTCTGGGCGGGACCATTCATGATGTCGCTCAGGTGGTCGGCGCGGGCTTTTCGATCTCGGAGCAGACCGGCGATACAGCCACTCTGGTAAAGCTGATGCGCGTCGCCATGCTGGCCCCGATTGTATTGATGGCCTCGCTGATGATCCGCTCCTTTGCCGAGCTGCCCAAAGATGGCCCCCGTCCGCCGCTGTTGCCTGGCTTTGTGGTTGCTTTTCTATTGCTCGCCGGGCTCAATTCCTTTGGGCTGATCCCAGCTATTGTCAGCGATTTTCTCAGCCAGTGGTCACGCTGGCTGCTGCTCACCGCCATTGCTGCTGTGGGCATGAAGACCAATCTAAAACAGGTACTGGCCGTTGGAGGCGCGGCCATCGCCTTAATCATCCTAGAAACAGCGTTCATTGCCGGGCTCATCCTGGCAGGGATCACGGTCCTGACCTGA
- a CDS encoding molybdopterin oxidoreductase family protein, giving the protein MTFQQPRVETSPKVSDEIRQTTCYMCACRCGINVHMKTNEDGKKEVAYIEGNRDHPVNKGVLCAKGSAGIMQVNAPSRLKAPLKRVGPRGSGEFEEISWDEALEIAAGWLEPIRQDDPSKLAFFTGRDQSQSFTGFWAQNFGTCNYAAHGGFCSVNMATAGIYTMGGAFWEFGQPDWDHTKLFMLFGVAEDHDSNPIKMGLGKIKARGARVIGVNPIRSGYNAIADDWVGITPGTDGLFILALVHELMKAGKIDLDYLSRYTNAPVLVNQDPNSPDKGLFLRDDHGTPLVINRKSGKLAPFDMHGVRPDLGGSFKMGDVTHVSVFQLMAQRYLKDKYAPEAVAERCGIPAKRIRAIAAELARVAFDEAFELDQEWTDFRGEKHDKMIGRPVAMHAMRGVSAHANGFQTCRALHVLQILLGTVEAPGGFRFKPRYPKPVEAHPAPHCRVTPNKPLDGPHLGFVHGPEHLALKSDGSPARIDKAFTWENPMSSHGLMHMVISNAHAGDPYKIDTLFMYMANMSWNSSMNTGGVIEMLTDKDADGDYKIPRIIYSDAYSSEMVAYADLILPDTTYLERYDCISMLDRPICEADGAADAIRWPVIEPDRDVRGFQTVLVQLANKMKLPGFTHEDGSAKWQDYADYIINHERKPGIGPLAGFRGPDGDKSGRGAPNPQQLDKYIKNGGFFVEHIPTEASYFKPWNMAYQDWAVGMGLYDSPQPYLFQLYVEPMRKFQLAAEGHGERQPPEHLRQRIKDTMDPLPIWYQTDQQGNEGFTVNALTQRPMAMYHSWGSQNAWLRQLHGHNPLYMPTKLMRQHDLADGDWARISSPHGEITVPVMEMAALNDNTVWTWNAIGKRKGTWGLQEDAPEATKGFLLNHLIHELMPAKGDGLRWANSDPITGQAAWFDLKVKIEKAGAPQDFTESQPTLASIKSPVGTGPKNLAWKVGK; this is encoded by the coding sequence ATGACGTTCCAGCAACCCCGGGTGGAGACATCCCCCAAGGTATCAGACGAGATCCGCCAGACCACCTGCTACATGTGTGCATGCCGCTGTGGCATCAACGTACATATGAAGACCAATGAGGACGGCAAGAAAGAGGTCGCCTATATCGAAGGCAACCGCGATCACCCGGTCAACAAGGGCGTGCTCTGCGCCAAGGGCTCTGCCGGCATCATGCAGGTCAATGCGCCTTCACGGCTCAAGGCGCCGCTGAAACGCGTTGGCCCCCGTGGGTCTGGCGAGTTTGAGGAAATCTCCTGGGACGAGGCGCTGGAAATCGCCGCTGGCTGGCTGGAACCAATCCGCCAAGATGATCCCTCCAAGCTGGCCTTTTTTACTGGCCGGGATCAGTCGCAGTCTTTCACCGGCTTCTGGGCGCAGAACTTTGGCACCTGCAACTACGCGGCGCATGGCGGCTTTTGCTCGGTCAATATGGCGACGGCCGGCATCTATACCATGGGCGGCGCCTTTTGGGAGTTCGGCCAGCCCGACTGGGACCACACCAAATTGTTCATGCTGTTTGGCGTGGCAGAAGATCACGACAGCAACCCGATCAAAATGGGCCTCGGCAAGATCAAGGCCCGCGGCGCGCGGGTGATCGGCGTCAATCCAATCCGCTCAGGCTATAACGCCATCGCAGATGACTGGGTTGGCATCACCCCCGGCACCGACGGGCTGTTCATTCTGGCGCTGGTGCATGAGCTGATGAAGGCCGGCAAGATCGATCTCGATTACCTCAGCCGCTACACCAATGCGCCGGTGCTGGTGAACCAGGACCCCAATTCACCAGACAAGGGCCTGTTCCTGCGCGACGACCACGGCACCCCGCTGGTGATCAACCGCAAGTCCGGCAAACTGGCCCCTTTTGACATGCACGGCGTGCGCCCCGACCTGGGCGGCAGTTTCAAGATGGGTGATGTCACCCATGTCTCGGTCTTCCAACTGATGGCCCAGCGTTACCTGAAAGACAAATACGCCCCCGAAGCCGTGGCCGAGCGCTGCGGCATCCCGGCCAAACGCATCCGTGCCATCGCCGCCGAACTGGCCCGCGTCGCCTTTGACGAAGCCTTTGAACTGGACCAGGAATGGACAGATTTTCGCGGCGAAAAACACGACAAAATGATCGGCCGCCCCGTGGCCATGCACGCCATGCGCGGTGTCTCAGCCCATGCCAACGGCTTTCAGACCTGCCGCGCCCTGCATGTCTTGCAGATCCTGCTTGGCACGGTCGAGGCCCCCGGTGGTTTCCGCTTCAAACCGCGCTATCCCAAACCGGTAGAGGCCCACCCAGCCCCCCATTGTCGTGTCACCCCCAACAAACCGCTGGATGGCCCGCACCTGGGCTTTGTGCATGGCCCCGAGCATCTGGCGCTGAAAAGTGATGGCAGCCCGGCGCGCATCGATAAGGCCTTCACCTGGGAAAACCCGATGTCCAGCCACGGGCTGATGCATATGGTGATCTCCAACGCCCATGCAGGCGACCCCTACAAGATCGACACATTGTTCATGTATATGGCCAATATGTCGTGGAACTCCTCGATGAACACTGGCGGCGTGATCGAGATGCTGACAGACAAGGACGCCGACGGCGACTACAAGATCCCCCGCATTATCTATTCCGATGCCTATTCTTCGGAAATGGTGGCCTATGCCGATCTGATCCTGCCCGATACCACCTATCTTGAACGCTATGACTGTATTTCCATGCTGGACCGCCCGATCTGCGAAGCCGACGGCGCCGCCGACGCGATCCGCTGGCCAGTGATCGAACCCGACCGGGATGTACGGGGGTTTCAGACCGTTTTGGTGCAATTGGCCAACAAAATGAAACTGCCCGGCTTTACCCATGAGGACGGCAGCGCCAAATGGCAGGACTACGCCGACTATATCATCAACCACGAGCGTAAACCCGGCATCGGCCCGCTGGCAGGTTTTCGAGGCCCCGATGGCGACAAATCCGGACGCGGTGCGCCAAACCCGCAGCAGCTGGACAAATATATCAAAAACGGCGGCTTCTTTGTCGAACATATCCCCACCGAGGCCAGCTACTTCAAGCCCTGGAACATGGCCTATCAGGACTGGGCGGTGGGAATGGGCCTCTATGACAGCCCGCAGCCCTATCTGTTTCAACTCTATGTGGAGCCGATGCGCAAATTCCAGCTGGCCGCCGAAGGCCACGGTGAACGCCAGCCCCCGGAACACCTGCGTCAGCGCATCAAAGACACCATGGACCCGCTGCCGATCTGGTATCAGACCGACCAGCAGGGCAACGAGGGTTTCACCGTCAACGCTCTGACCCAACGCCCCATGGCGATGTACCACTCCTGGGGCAGTCAAAACGCCTGGCTCCGCCAGCTGCATGGACACAACCCGCTCTATATGCCGACAAAACTGATGCGGCAGCACGATTTGGCGGATGGCGACTGGGCCCGCATCTCCTCTCCCCATGGTGAAATCACTGTGCCGGTGATGGAAATGGCCGCGCTCAATGACAACACGGTCTGGACCTGGAACGCCATCGGCAAACGCAAAGGCACCTGGGGTCTGCAGGAAGACGCCCCCGAGGCGACCAAGGGTTTCCTGCTAAATCATCTGATCCACGAGCTCATGCCCGCCAAAGGCGACGGGCTGCGCTGGGCCAACAGCGACCCTATTACCGGTCAGGCCGCTTGGTTCGACCTCAAGGTGAAAATCGAAAAAGCCGGCGCGCCACAGGATTTCACCGAAAGCCAGCCGACACTGGCGTCGATCAAGTCTCCTGTCGGCACCGGCCCCAAAAATCTGGCCTGGAAGGTGGGAAAATGA
- a CDS encoding 4Fe-4S dicluster domain-containing protein, protein MTELPTTTSRKMGLVIDLDTCVGCHACVISCKGWNTENYGAPLSDQDAYGAAPVGTFLNRVHSFEVQPAATAAQPAPAAQLIHFPKSCLHCEDAPCVTVCPTGASYKRVEDGIVLVNESDCIGCGLCAWSCPYGARELDLAEGVMKKCTLCVDRIYNENLPEVDRVPSCVRTCPAGARHFGDLGDPDSAVSQLVVERGGMDLMPEMGTKPVNKYLPPRPKDKLEEQIDILAPLLAPVTETPGGFLGWLDKALDKLPGESSSQSSGQSPDQSSGGIA, encoded by the coding sequence ATGACTGAACTCCCGACCACGACCAGCCGCAAGATGGGCCTGGTCATCGACCTGGATACCTGCGTTGGCTGCCATGCCTGTGTGATCTCCTGTAAAGGCTGGAACACCGAAAACTATGGCGCGCCGCTGTCAGATCAGGATGCCTATGGCGCCGCACCTGTCGGCACCTTCCTCAACCGGGTTCACAGTTTCGAGGTGCAGCCCGCTGCCACAGCGGCGCAGCCCGCCCCGGCAGCGCAGCTGATCCATTTCCCCAAATCCTGCCTGCACTGCGAAGACGCCCCCTGCGTCACCGTCTGCCCCACCGGCGCCAGCTACAAACGGGTTGAGGACGGCATTGTACTGGTCAATGAAAGTGACTGCATCGGCTGTGGGCTTTGCGCCTGGTCCTGCCCCTATGGCGCCCGCGAGCTGGATCTGGCCGAAGGTGTGATGAAGAAATGCACCCTTTGCGTCGATCGGATTTACAATGAAAACCTGCCGGAAGTGGACCGTGTCCCCTCCTGTGTGCGCACCTGCCCTGCCGGGGCACGCCACTTTGGGGATCTTGGTGACCCAGACAGCGCGGTCAGCCAGTTGGTGGTTGAGCGCGGCGGCATGGATCTGATGCCCGAGATGGGCACCAAGCCGGTAAACAAATACCTGCCGCCGCGCCCCAAAGACAAACTGGAAGAGCAGATAGATATTCTGGCACCGCTGCTGGCGCCAGTCACTGAAACCCCCGGCGGCTTCCTTGGCTGGCTCGACAAGGCCCTCGACAAACTGCCCGGTGAATCATCCAGTCAGTCTTCTGGCCAGTCTCCAGACCAGTCTTCAGGAGGGATCGCCTGA
- a CDS encoding dimethyl sulfoxide reductase anchor subunit family protein produces MHPAPSVILFTTLSGLGFGLLAFLGLGYPGVTGWVAFVFYAIAYGLAVGGLLASTFHLGHPERALKAFSQWRTSWLSREGICAVAALLVMGLYAIGAVFFENLWPVLGMIGAGLSLGTVFTTSMIYTQLKTIPRWNMPLTPVMFLSFSLAGGALLAGQESLATWLLLAAAAVQLAYWWQGDKAFAASGTTMASATGLGAEGATVRAFEPPHTGSNYLLREFVHVVGRRHAQKLRAIALILGFALPVLFLVLPVDSSLVKHLLAAFAVLSHMAGIAVSRWLFFAQAEHVVGLYYGKR; encoded by the coding sequence ATGCATCCAGCACCATCCGTCATTCTCTTTACCACCCTCTCTGGGCTTGGCTTTGGACTGCTGGCCTTTCTCGGCCTCGGCTATCCAGGCGTCACTGGCTGGGTGGCCTTTGTCTTCTACGCCATTGCCTACGGGCTGGCAGTTGGCGGCTTGCTGGCCTCGACCTTCCACCTTGGCCACCCGGAACGCGCGCTCAAGGCCTTTAGCCAATGGCGCACAAGCTGGCTCAGCCGCGAAGGCATATGCGCCGTGGCGGCGCTGCTGGTGATGGGGCTCTATGCCATTGGTGCTGTCTTTTTTGAAAACCTCTGGCCTGTTCTGGGCATGATCGGCGCGGGGCTCAGCCTCGGCACGGTCTTTACCACCTCAATGATCTACACCCAGCTCAAGACCATTCCACGTTGGAACATGCCGCTGACTCCGGTGATGTTCCTCAGCTTTTCCCTAGCCGGAGGTGCCCTGCTGGCCGGGCAAGAGAGCCTCGCCACCTGGCTCTTGCTGGCGGCCGCAGCGGTACAGCTGGCCTACTGGTGGCAGGGCGACAAGGCCTTTGCCGCCTCCGGCACCACCATGGCCAGTGCCACCGGTCTGGGCGCCGAGGGGGCCACTGTGCGCGCCTTTGAGCCACCCCATACCGGCAGCAACTACCTGTTGCGGGAATTTGTGCATGTGGTGGGGCGCAGACACGCGCAAAAGCTGCGGGCCATAGCGTTGATCCTGGGCTTTGCCCTGCCTGTTCTGTTCCTGGTGCTGCCAGTGGACTCCAGCCTGGTCAAACATCTGCTGGCCGCCTTTGCTGTGCTGTCACATATGGCTGGGATTGCCGTCTCACGCTGGCTGTTCTTTGCCCAGGCGGAACATGTGGTGGGACTGTACTACGGCAAGCGCTGA
- a CDS encoding carboxymuconolactone decarboxylase family protein, with protein sequence MTARIDQFAAAPDLMKSMLAMEETIVGSGLEHSLIELVKLRASQINHCAFCIHMHTHDARANGESDTRMHLLHAWQESSLFTPRERAALGWTECLTEVATRGAPDSAYAALAAQFDRREQVAVTLLITTINAWNRLAIGFAMPHPVDQEAATA encoded by the coding sequence ATGACAGCCCGTATCGACCAGTTCGCCGCCGCCCCCGACCTGATGAAATCCATGCTCGCGATGGAGGAAACAATTGTCGGCAGCGGGTTGGAACATAGCCTGATTGAGCTGGTGAAACTGCGCGCCTCGCAGATCAACCACTGCGCCTTTTGCATCCACATGCACACGCATGACGCCCGCGCCAACGGAGAAAGCGACACCCGAATGCATCTGCTGCACGCCTGGCAGGAGTCCTCGCTGTTCACCCCCCGCGAGCGCGCCGCCCTGGGCTGGACCGAATGCCTGACCGAAGTGGCAACCCGCGGCGCCCCAGACAGCGCCTATGCGGCCCTGGCCGCGCAGTTTGATCGCCGCGAACAAGTGGCCGTGACATTGTTGATCACCACGATCAATGCCTGGAACCGGCTTGCCATTGGTTTTGCCATGCCACATCCTGTCGATCAGGAGGCAGCTACCGCGTGA
- a CDS encoding sigma-70 family RNA polymerase sigma factor, whose amino-acid sequence MTHQATDPETEVFLQMRPRLFAAAYRMLGSVSDAEDILQEAYLRWQRADRSLVQAPAGYLIRITTRLCLDQIKSARVRRETYPGEWLPEPVLTEDPTALLDQDVTVALLLALERLSPLERAAFLLHDIFDGAYADIAATLNRSPEACRQLAARARRKVQQLSPKAPEPSQHGMVLAEAFFRASKTGDTAALSQLLAQDVVLISDGGGKATAALNPIYGVDRVARLLDGVARKAGRRLPANWRLCRLNRLPAVLSRAEDGVLETAAIEIQDGRITRIYVTRNPDKTRHLEMALV is encoded by the coding sequence GTGACACATCAGGCAACTGATCCAGAAACAGAGGTGTTTCTACAGATGCGGCCGCGCTTGTTTGCGGCCGCCTATCGGATGCTGGGCAGTGTCAGCGATGCTGAAGACATCCTGCAAGAGGCCTATCTGCGCTGGCAGAGAGCCGACCGCTCACTGGTACAAGCGCCCGCTGGCTACCTGATACGGATCACCACCCGGCTGTGTCTGGATCAGATCAAATCCGCACGTGTGCGGCGCGAAACCTATCCCGGGGAATGGTTGCCCGAACCGGTGCTGACCGAGGACCCAACCGCGCTGCTGGATCAGGATGTCACCGTGGCCCTGCTGCTGGCGCTGGAACGGCTGTCACCGCTGGAGCGCGCAGCGTTTTTGCTGCATGATATCTTTGATGGCGCCTATGCCGATATAGCCGCAACATTGAATCGCTCTCCCGAGGCCTGCCGCCAACTGGCCGCGCGGGCGCGGCGTAAAGTACAGCAGCTATCGCCAAAGGCACCAGAACCAAGCCAACACGGCATGGTGCTTGCCGAGGCCTTTTTTCGGGCCTCCAAGACGGGCGACACCGCTGCATTAAGCCAACTTCTCGCTCAGGACGTCGTGCTGATCTCGGATGGCGGAGGCAAGGCTACCGCCGCGCTCAATCCGATCTACGGGGTGGACCGGGTGGCGCGGCTGCTGGACGGGGTGGCGCGCAAAGCCGGGCGCAGACTGCCGGCCAACTGGCGGCTTTGTCGGCTCAACAGATTGCCAGCCGTGTTGTCCCGGGCAGAGGACGGAGTGCTTGAAACGGCGGCGATTGAAATCCAGGACGGCCGGATCACGCGCATCTATGTGACCCGCAACCCAGACAAGACCCGGCATCTGGAGATGGCATTGGTCTAA
- the dapA gene encoding 4-hydroxy-tetrahydrodipicolinate synthase produces the protein MFKGSMPALVTPFQNGALDLDALKRLVDWHIAEGSSGLVPVGTTGESPTLTHEEHEAVIAEVVKAAAGRVPVIAGAGSNNTVETIRFVEFAQKVGADAALVVTPYYNKPTQRGLLAHFQAAHDCADVPIIIYNIPGRSIVDMTPATMAELAKLPRIIGVKDATGDIARVSQQRASCGTDFVQLSGEDATALGFNAHGGVGCISVTANIAPKLCAEFQAATLAGDYAKALAYQDKLMPLHEAIFIEPGLVGAKYGLSKLGLCSDEVRSPLTGLEDSTKAAIDAAMAHAGLL, from the coding sequence ATGTTTAAAGGCTCTATGCCAGCCCTCGTCACCCCGTTTCAAAACGGCGCGTTGGATCTGGATGCGCTTAAACGCTTGGTCGATTGGCACATTGCCGAAGGTTCAAGCGGTTTGGTGCCGGTTGGCACCACCGGCGAAAGCCCTACCCTCACCCACGAGGAACACGAAGCGGTGATTGCCGAGGTGGTCAAAGCCGCAGCGGGGCGTGTGCCGGTGATTGCCGGTGCCGGGTCCAATAACACGGTCGAGACGATTCGTTTTGTCGAGTTTGCCCAGAAGGTCGGCGCCGATGCCGCTTTGGTGGTGACCCCCTACTACAACAAACCGACACAGCGCGGTTTGCTGGCGCATTTCCAGGCGGCCCATGACTGCGCCGATGTGCCGATCATCATTTATAATATTCCCGGTCGCTCGATCGTCGACATGACGCCTGCCACCATGGCAGAACTGGCCAAACTTCCGCGCATCATTGGCGTCAAGGATGCCACCGGCGATATCGCCCGTGTCAGCCAGCAGCGTGCCAGCTGTGGTACCGATTTTGTGCAGCTCTCCGGTGAAGACGCCACCGCTCTGGGCTTTAACGCCCACGGTGGTGTTGGCTGCATCTCGGTGACGGCAAATATTGCGCCAAAACTCTGCGCTGAATTCCAGGCGGCAACTCTTGCGGGCGACTACGCCAAAGCGCTGGCGTATCAGGACAAACTGATGCCCCTGCACGAGGCGATCTTTATCGAGCCAGGTCTGGTCGGCGCCAAATACGGGCTCAGCAAGCTGGGCCTGTGTTCTGACGAGGTCCGCTCTCCGCTGACGGGCCTGGAGGACAGCACCAAGGCTGCCATTGACGCTGCCATGGCGCATGCGGGTCTTCTGTAG